From a region of the Drosophila ananassae strain 14024-0371.13 chromosome XL, ASM1763931v2, whole genome shotgun sequence genome:
- the LOC6502225 gene encoding ras GTPase-activating protein raskol isoform X5 — translation MGRRTYLSRASAISYPSRIEGWLDVCETEGELTRLIKTLPWGPLYCVLQQDDQTFTAYCSEEISIFPATPKKELGDVCYEDIPRIRLDRVRRPAKALWDGPPTLAEENEDSDSCIGSGSGSGGMSGINDIVLNTTLYNDLDTSYEKACRRGSAPTTPILGSKQHQTEHNATSRFTNFFSKKSNPLKRTKSVTKLERTKRGSGGLRGSRSHESLLSSHAVMSTIDLSCTGAVGVAPVHQSVLGRRHCFQVRGGPRGERYYSCGSRQERDLWIYSLRKSIAPNAEHTRRTDNSLKMWVYEAKNLPPKKRYFCELQLDKTLYGRTSVKLQTDLLFWGEHFDFPDIPEINVITVNVFREVDKKKKRDKYQFVGSVKIPVHEVTSRLPCEHWYPILSEKAGDSLGRQSGGGGGGSSKEKEQVPTLRIKCRFQSTDILPINIYANFLAYLKENYKKVCETLEPVIGVKAKEDIGQALVLLMHAQGLAGAFLTDVVALDLLRVGDQRLTFRGNSLATKSMEAFLKLTGEQYLQDTLSTPICDLIQSERDCEVDPTKATGSSAGSLQRQQAALRSAVRGAWQCIFESHKHFPAQLRNCFATFRERLQQLGRQDMADNLISASIFLRFLCPAILSPSLFNITTELPSARATRNLTLVAKTLQTLANFTRFQGKENFMEFLNDFLEQEASRMQQFLEIISTRPEHPAPDSILDWAGYIDQGKQLSILHSLLSESLAKLPEARQHELDPLQHILDEITRAKEQGNLGMALPGGYLPATSSTHSIASENQENRNPGGGGSNQGSVTAAGSANPEQLMTQQSQLAQPQHAIVSKPMSAERGIMRGVLTPNSLEKNIFRYNDPTVNGLLQQQQQQQMQQQQMQQQQMQQQQQQHHLQQHQHPLQLLSNSQTSIAGNQYINSPGGGGNGGGGVGGGLQHAQSQTSMASSSLNGSSSNLLHHHAQQLHPGHHCPPAPQTSASSTMERMDRLNYPMYGNNGNDYEASTPSSTRSRTLPRNANNIVSNNNNNNNNNQSGSYDDMHGDFQIQISGLDTSSAFVCKSPTPMMKSMGAAGGNGGGGGRHKLNLGIPDHSGGHYGRGSNLNPNSNMPKNLEDLDDLFKYAEEHDAAEQTAMSGHQHQVYPMTQIHLLKPQNGGNPGKEQLSAKSSHCSSGYQSISTNPSPSQSSSPVESQLKATMGHIAPLAFKNPSYQLQPNQSSTGSTGRGGGGSGSGGGGGVSGGGNREQFSSQRLKPLGGGLVAARAAFLNSGGTLDAATLTPSSSDEQLSADNYYTYAAAAAAGAGMSATKLEAQRSLSGGSSSSTSASTSNLGKVSAAYGRLNGALKREDVYGSGYGGSSGNLGYGMATPGGGVQHPHQREREREREREREREQELKQFGGNGGGGSGAGNSAAQRRLSLDSARTLSDSSTDTEGHCNQLQEGKRRRHLRSSGGSNGGQDQARISGQDQAGLSKGYDQNGEIQLLQQTLDTLRHTLDRDEAELRDSSDELFGLQRPAGQNGSNGANNLSLQSESTMRSIIDRLITMEEELRREQLKMSLALSHKQRVIEEQGQQIAALDAANSRLLSALTALRQRYETQQQAQQQQQTQQQQQQHQAPPKK, via the exons ATACTTCCTACGAGAAGGCTTGCCGTCGAGGATCCGCACCCACAACGCCCATCCTGGGCAGCAAACAGCACCAGACGGAGCACAATGCTACCTCCAGATTCACAAATTTCTTTTCCAAAAA GTCTAATCCGCTGAAGCGGACTAAGTCGGTGACCAAGCTGGAGCGCACCAAACGCGGTTCTGGCGGCCTGAGGGGCTCCCGTTCCCACGAGAGTCTGCTGTCCAGTCACGCCGTCATGTCCACCATAG ATCTCTCCTGCACTGGAGCTGTGGGCGTGGCGCCTGTACACCAGTCGGTGCTGGGACGACGGCACTGCTTCCAGGTGCGCGGCGGGCCGCGGGGCGAACGCTACTACTCGTGCGGTTCGCGCCAGGAGCGCGATCTCTGGATCTACTCGCTGCGCAAGTCGATAGCCCCCAATGCCGAGCACACCCGTCGCACCGACAACTCCCTGAAGATGTGGGTGTACGAGGCCAAGAACCTGCCGCCCAAGAAGCGCTACTTCTGCGAACTGCAACTGGACAAGACCCTCTACGGCCGGACGTCCGTCAAGCTGCAAACGGATCTGTTGTTCTGGGGCGAGCACTTCGACTTCCCGGACATCCCTGAGATCAATGTCATCACCGTCAACGTGTTTCGTGAGGTggacaagaagaagaagcgcgACAAGTACCAGTTTGTGGGCTCCGTGAAGATACCAGTGCACGAGGTGACCTCCAGATTGCCGTGCGAACACTGGTATCCGATACTGAGCGAGAAGGCGGGCGACAGCCTGGGACGGCAATCGGGCGGCGGGGGCGGTGGGAGCTCCAAGGAGAAGGAACAGGTGCCGACGCTACGGATCAAGTGCCGCTTCCAGAGCACCGACATCCTGCCCATCAACATCTACGCCAACTTCCTGGCCTACCTCAAGGAGAACTACAAGAAGGTGTGCGAGACCCTGGAGCCGGTCATCGGTGTCAAGGCCAAGGAGGACATTGGCCAGGCTCTGGTGCTGCTGATGCACGCCCAGGGCTTGGCCGGCGCCTTCCTCACCGACGTGGTGGCCCTGGATCTGTTGCGCGTGGGAGACCAGCGGCTGACCTTCCGCGGCAACTCCCTGGCCACCAAGAGCATGGAGGCCTTCCTGAAGCTCACCGGCGAACAGTATCTCCAGGACACCCTCTCGACACCCATCTGCGATCTGATCCAGTCGGAGCGGGACTGTGAGGTGGATCCCACCAAGGCTACCGGCTCCTCGGCGGGCTCCCTGCAACGTCAGCAGGCCGCCCTGCGCAGTGCGGTGcggggggcgtggcagtgcATCTTTGAGTCGCACAAGCACTTCCCCGCCCAGCTGCGCAACTGCTTCGCTACGTTCCGGGAGCGATTGCAGCAACTAGGACGGCAGGACATGGCCGACAACCTGATCTCGGCCAGCATTTTCTTGCGCTTCCTGTGCCCGGCGATCCTGTCGCCGTCGCTCTTCAACATCACCACCGAACTGCCGTCGGCGCGGGCCACCCGCAACCTGACCCTGGTGGCCAAGACCCTACAGACGCTGGCCAACTTCACCCGGTTCCAGGGCAAGGAGAACTTCATGGAGTTCCTCAACGATTTCCTCGAACAGGAGGCGTCGCGCATGCAGCAGTTCCTGGAGATCATATCGACCAGGCCGGAGCACCCGGCCCCAGACTCTATCCTCGACTGGGCCGGCTACATAGACCAGGGCAAGCAACTGTCCATCCTGCACAGCCTGCTGAGCGAGAGCCTGGCCAAGCTGCCGGAGGCCAGGCAGCACGAGCTGGATCCCCTGCAGCACATCCTCGACGAGATCACTCGCGCCAAGGAGCAGGGAAACCTGGGCATGGCCCTACCCGGCGGCTACCTGCCGGCCACATCCTCCACCCACTCGATAGCCAGTGAGAACCAGGAGAACCGTAATCCGGGTGGAGGTGGCTCCAATCAGGGCTCGGTTACGGCAGCGGGTTCCGCCAATCCGGAGCAACTGATGACGCAGCAGAGCCAGCTGGCCCAGCCGCAGCATGCCATCGTCAGCAAGCCGATGTCCGCGGAGCGGGGCATCATGAGGGGCGTCCTGACGCCCAACTCCCTGGAGAAGAACATCTTCCGGTACAATGATCCCACGGTGAACGGCTtgttgcaacagcagcagcagcagcagatgcagcagcagcagatgcaacagcaacagatgcaacagcagcagcagcagcatcatctgcagcaacatcagcatcCCCTCCAGCTGCTGTCCAACTCCCAGACCTCGATTGCCGGCAATCAGTACATCAACTcaccaggaggaggaggcaacggaggaggaggagtaggAGGTGGCCTGCAGCACGCCCAGTCCCAGACATCGATGGCGTCCTCCTCCCTcaacggcagcagcagcaacctgTTGCACCATCACGCCCAGCAACTGCATCCGGGCCACCACTGCCCGCCGGCACCACAGACCAGTGCCTCCAGCACCATGGAGCGAATGGATCGCCTCAACTATCCCATGTATGGGAACAATGGCAATGACTACGAGGCTAGTACTCCATCCAGTACACGTTCCAGGACACTACCAAGGAATGCCAACAACATTgtcagcaacaacaacaacaataacaataacaaccaGAGTGGCAGCTACGATGACATGCACGGTGACTTCCAGATCCAAATCTCTGGCCTGGACACGAGCAGTGCCTTTGTCTGCAAATCCCCCACCCCGATGATGAAGTCCATGGGAGCAGCCGGTGGCAATGGCGGGGGCGGTGGACGACACAAGCTGAATCTGGGCATTCCCGATCATTCCGGGGGGCACTATGGCCGCGGCAGCAACCTGAATCCCAACTCGAATATGCCCAAGAATCTGGAGGATCTCGACGATCTGTTCAAGTATGCCGAGGAGCATGACGCGGCCGAGCAGACGGCCATGTCCGGCCACCAGCATCAGGTGTATCCGATGACCCAGATCCATCTGCTGAAGCCCCAGAACGGCGGCAATCCCGGCAAGGAGCAGCTGTCCGCGAAGAGCAGTCATTGCAGCTCCGGCTACCAGAGCATCTCCACGAATCCGTCGCCCTCGCAGTCCTCCAGTCCCGTGGAGAGCCAGCTGAAGGCAACGATGGGTCACATTGCGCCCCTGGCCTTCAAGAATCCCTCATACCAGCTGCAGCCCAATCAGAGCTCGACAGGATCGACGGGAAGAGGTGGaggaggcagtggcagtggcggcggtggtggagTCTCTGGTGGTGGGAATCGTGAGCAGTTCTCCAGCCAGCGTTTGAAACCCCTTGGGGGTGGACTGGTGGCGGCCCGGGCTGCCTTCTTGAATAGCGGCGGAACCCTGGACGCGGCCACCCTGACGCCCAGCTCCTCGGACGAACAGCTCTCGGCGGACAACTACTACACATatgcggcggcagcggcagccgGGGCTGGGATGTCGGCCACCAAACTGGAGGCCCAGCGATCCCtgagcggcggcagcagctcctcgACCTCCGCCTCCACCTCGAATCTGGGCAAGGTCTCTGCGGCCTATGGGCGCCTGAACGGAGCCCTCAAGCGGGAGGATGTCTACGGCAGTGGATACGGAGGAAGCAGCGGTAATCTGGGCTATGGAATGGCCACACCCGGAGGCGGGGTCCAGCATCCGCATCAGCGCGAAAGAGAGAGGGAGCGCGAGAGAGAGCGGGAGAGGGAGCAGGAACTGAAGCAGTTCGGTGGCAATGGAGGAGGAGGCAGTGGAGCAGGCAACTCGGCGGCCCAGCGGCGTCTCAGCTTGGACTCGGCACGTACGCTCTCCGACAGTAGCACGGATACAGAGG GACACTGCAATCAGCTGCAGGAAGGTAAGCGACGTCGTCACCTGCGCAGCAGTGGCGGCAGCAACGGCGGCCAGGATCAGGCCAGGATTTCTGGCCAAGATCAGGCCGGCCTCAGCAAGGGCTATGACCAAAATGGAGAGATCCAGCTACTGCAGCAGACGCTGGACACGCTCCGGCACACCCTCGACCGGGATGAGGCCGAGCTGCGTGACTCCAGCGACGAACTGTTCGGATTGCAGCGTCCGGCCGGGCAGAATGGCTCCAATGGAGCCAATAACCTTAGCCTGCAGTCCGAGTCCACCATGCGCAGCATTATCGACAG ACTCATCACCATGGAGGAGGAACTGCGTCGCGAGCAGCTGAAGATGTCCCTGGCCCTGTCCCACAAGCAGCGAGTGATCGAGGAGCAGGGCCAGCAGATAGCGGCGCTGGACGCGGCCAACAGCCGGCTGTTAAGCGCCCTGACCGCCCTCCGGCAGCGCTACGAGACGCAGCAACaggcgcagcagcaacaacagacgcaacagcagcagcagcagcaccaagCACCACCAAAGAAATAG
- the LOC6502225 gene encoding ras GTPase-activating protein raskol isoform X4, which produces MGRRTYLSRASAISYPSRIEGWLDVCETEGELTRLIKTLPWGPLYCVLQQDDQTFTAYCSEEISLGDVCYEDIPRIRLDRVRRPAKALWDGPPTLAEENEDSDSCIGSGSGSGGMSGINDIVLNTTLYNDLGEYKSKTLPRIHFDTALNDTSLNEDTSYEKACRRGSAPTTPILGSKQHQTEHNATSRFTNFFSKKSNPLKRTKSVTKLERTKRGSGGLRGSRSHESLLSSHAVMSTIDLSCTGAVGVAPVHQSVLGRRHCFQVRGGPRGERYYSCGSRQERDLWIYSLRKSIAPNAEHTRRTDNSLKMWVYEAKNLPPKKRYFCELQLDKTLYGRTSVKLQTDLLFWGEHFDFPDIPEINVITVNVFREVDKKKKRDKYQFVGSVKIPVHEVTSRLPCEHWYPILSEKAGDSLGRQSGGGGGGSSKEKEQVPTLRIKCRFQSTDILPINIYANFLAYLKENYKKVCETLEPVIGVKAKEDIGQALVLLMHAQGLAGAFLTDVVALDLLRVGDQRLTFRGNSLATKSMEAFLKLTGEQYLQDTLSTPICDLIQSERDCEVDPTKATGSSAGSLQRQQAALRSAVRGAWQCIFESHKHFPAQLRNCFATFRERLQQLGRQDMADNLISASIFLRFLCPAILSPSLFNITTELPSARATRNLTLVAKTLQTLANFTRFQGKENFMEFLNDFLEQEASRMQQFLEIISTRPEHPAPDSILDWAGYIDQGKQLSILHSLLSESLAKLPEARQHELDPLQHILDEITRAKEQGNLGMALPGGYLPATSSTHSIASENQENRNPGGGGSNQGSVTAAGSANPEQLMTQQSQLAQPQHAIVSKPMSAERGIMRGVLTPNSLEKNIFRYNDPTVNGLLQQQQQQQMQQQQMQQQQMQQQQQQHHLQQHQHPLQLLSNSQTSIAGNQYINSPGGGGNGGGGVGGGLQHAQSQTSMASSSLNGSSSNLLHHHAQQLHPGHHCPPAPQTSASSTMERMDRLNYPMYGNNGNDYEASTPSSTRSRTLPRNANNIVSNNNNNNNNNQSGSYDDMHGDFQIQISGLDTSSAFVCKSPTPMMKSMGAAGGNGGGGGRHKLNLGIPDHSGGHYGRGSNLNPNSNMPKNLEDLDDLFKYAEEHDAAEQTAMSGHQHQVYPMTQIHLLKPQNGGNPGKEQLSAKSSHCSSGYQSISTNPSPSQSSSPVESQLKATMGHIAPLAFKNPSYQLQPNQSSTGSTGRGGGGSGSGGGGGVSGGGNREQFSSQRLKPLGGGLVAARAAFLNSGGTLDAATLTPSSSDEQLSADNYYTYAAAAAAGAGMSATKLEAQRSLSGGSSSSTSASTSNLGKVSAAYGRLNGALKREDVYGSGYGGSSGNLGYGMATPGGGVQHPHQREREREREREREREQELKQFGGNGGGGSGAGNSAAQRRLSLDSARTLSDSSTDTEGHCNQLQEGKRRRHLRSSGGSNGGQDQARISGQDQAGLSKGYDQNGEIQLLQQTLDTLRHTLDRDEAELRDSSDELFGLQRPAGQNGSNGANNLSLQSESTMRSIIDRLITMEEELRREQLKMSLALSHKQRVIEEQGQQIAALDAANSRLLSALTALRQRYETQQQAQQQQQTQQQQQQHQAPPKK; this is translated from the exons ATACTTCCTACGAGAAGGCTTGCCGTCGAGGATCCGCACCCACAACGCCCATCCTGGGCAGCAAACAGCACCAGACGGAGCACAATGCTACCTCCAGATTCACAAATTTCTTTTCCAAAAA GTCTAATCCGCTGAAGCGGACTAAGTCGGTGACCAAGCTGGAGCGCACCAAACGCGGTTCTGGCGGCCTGAGGGGCTCCCGTTCCCACGAGAGTCTGCTGTCCAGTCACGCCGTCATGTCCACCATAG ATCTCTCCTGCACTGGAGCTGTGGGCGTGGCGCCTGTACACCAGTCGGTGCTGGGACGACGGCACTGCTTCCAGGTGCGCGGCGGGCCGCGGGGCGAACGCTACTACTCGTGCGGTTCGCGCCAGGAGCGCGATCTCTGGATCTACTCGCTGCGCAAGTCGATAGCCCCCAATGCCGAGCACACCCGTCGCACCGACAACTCCCTGAAGATGTGGGTGTACGAGGCCAAGAACCTGCCGCCCAAGAAGCGCTACTTCTGCGAACTGCAACTGGACAAGACCCTCTACGGCCGGACGTCCGTCAAGCTGCAAACGGATCTGTTGTTCTGGGGCGAGCACTTCGACTTCCCGGACATCCCTGAGATCAATGTCATCACCGTCAACGTGTTTCGTGAGGTggacaagaagaagaagcgcgACAAGTACCAGTTTGTGGGCTCCGTGAAGATACCAGTGCACGAGGTGACCTCCAGATTGCCGTGCGAACACTGGTATCCGATACTGAGCGAGAAGGCGGGCGACAGCCTGGGACGGCAATCGGGCGGCGGGGGCGGTGGGAGCTCCAAGGAGAAGGAACAGGTGCCGACGCTACGGATCAAGTGCCGCTTCCAGAGCACCGACATCCTGCCCATCAACATCTACGCCAACTTCCTGGCCTACCTCAAGGAGAACTACAAGAAGGTGTGCGAGACCCTGGAGCCGGTCATCGGTGTCAAGGCCAAGGAGGACATTGGCCAGGCTCTGGTGCTGCTGATGCACGCCCAGGGCTTGGCCGGCGCCTTCCTCACCGACGTGGTGGCCCTGGATCTGTTGCGCGTGGGAGACCAGCGGCTGACCTTCCGCGGCAACTCCCTGGCCACCAAGAGCATGGAGGCCTTCCTGAAGCTCACCGGCGAACAGTATCTCCAGGACACCCTCTCGACACCCATCTGCGATCTGATCCAGTCGGAGCGGGACTGTGAGGTGGATCCCACCAAGGCTACCGGCTCCTCGGCGGGCTCCCTGCAACGTCAGCAGGCCGCCCTGCGCAGTGCGGTGcggggggcgtggcagtgcATCTTTGAGTCGCACAAGCACTTCCCCGCCCAGCTGCGCAACTGCTTCGCTACGTTCCGGGAGCGATTGCAGCAACTAGGACGGCAGGACATGGCCGACAACCTGATCTCGGCCAGCATTTTCTTGCGCTTCCTGTGCCCGGCGATCCTGTCGCCGTCGCTCTTCAACATCACCACCGAACTGCCGTCGGCGCGGGCCACCCGCAACCTGACCCTGGTGGCCAAGACCCTACAGACGCTGGCCAACTTCACCCGGTTCCAGGGCAAGGAGAACTTCATGGAGTTCCTCAACGATTTCCTCGAACAGGAGGCGTCGCGCATGCAGCAGTTCCTGGAGATCATATCGACCAGGCCGGAGCACCCGGCCCCAGACTCTATCCTCGACTGGGCCGGCTACATAGACCAGGGCAAGCAACTGTCCATCCTGCACAGCCTGCTGAGCGAGAGCCTGGCCAAGCTGCCGGAGGCCAGGCAGCACGAGCTGGATCCCCTGCAGCACATCCTCGACGAGATCACTCGCGCCAAGGAGCAGGGAAACCTGGGCATGGCCCTACCCGGCGGCTACCTGCCGGCCACATCCTCCACCCACTCGATAGCCAGTGAGAACCAGGAGAACCGTAATCCGGGTGGAGGTGGCTCCAATCAGGGCTCGGTTACGGCAGCGGGTTCCGCCAATCCGGAGCAACTGATGACGCAGCAGAGCCAGCTGGCCCAGCCGCAGCATGCCATCGTCAGCAAGCCGATGTCCGCGGAGCGGGGCATCATGAGGGGCGTCCTGACGCCCAACTCCCTGGAGAAGAACATCTTCCGGTACAATGATCCCACGGTGAACGGCTtgttgcaacagcagcagcagcagcagatgcagcagcagcagatgcaacagcaacagatgcaacagcagcagcagcagcatcatctgcagcaacatcagcatcCCCTCCAGCTGCTGTCCAACTCCCAGACCTCGATTGCCGGCAATCAGTACATCAACTcaccaggaggaggaggcaacggaggaggaggagtaggAGGTGGCCTGCAGCACGCCCAGTCCCAGACATCGATGGCGTCCTCCTCCCTcaacggcagcagcagcaacctgTTGCACCATCACGCCCAGCAACTGCATCCGGGCCACCACTGCCCGCCGGCACCACAGACCAGTGCCTCCAGCACCATGGAGCGAATGGATCGCCTCAACTATCCCATGTATGGGAACAATGGCAATGACTACGAGGCTAGTACTCCATCCAGTACACGTTCCAGGACACTACCAAGGAATGCCAACAACATTgtcagcaacaacaacaacaataacaataacaaccaGAGTGGCAGCTACGATGACATGCACGGTGACTTCCAGATCCAAATCTCTGGCCTGGACACGAGCAGTGCCTTTGTCTGCAAATCCCCCACCCCGATGATGAAGTCCATGGGAGCAGCCGGTGGCAATGGCGGGGGCGGTGGACGACACAAGCTGAATCTGGGCATTCCCGATCATTCCGGGGGGCACTATGGCCGCGGCAGCAACCTGAATCCCAACTCGAATATGCCCAAGAATCTGGAGGATCTCGACGATCTGTTCAAGTATGCCGAGGAGCATGACGCGGCCGAGCAGACGGCCATGTCCGGCCACCAGCATCAGGTGTATCCGATGACCCAGATCCATCTGCTGAAGCCCCAGAACGGCGGCAATCCCGGCAAGGAGCAGCTGTCCGCGAAGAGCAGTCATTGCAGCTCCGGCTACCAGAGCATCTCCACGAATCCGTCGCCCTCGCAGTCCTCCAGTCCCGTGGAGAGCCAGCTGAAGGCAACGATGGGTCACATTGCGCCCCTGGCCTTCAAGAATCCCTCATACCAGCTGCAGCCCAATCAGAGCTCGACAGGATCGACGGGAAGAGGTGGaggaggcagtggcagtggcggcggtggtggagTCTCTGGTGGTGGGAATCGTGAGCAGTTCTCCAGCCAGCGTTTGAAACCCCTTGGGGGTGGACTGGTGGCGGCCCGGGCTGCCTTCTTGAATAGCGGCGGAACCCTGGACGCGGCCACCCTGACGCCCAGCTCCTCGGACGAACAGCTCTCGGCGGACAACTACTACACATatgcggcggcagcggcagccgGGGCTGGGATGTCGGCCACCAAACTGGAGGCCCAGCGATCCCtgagcggcggcagcagctcctcgACCTCCGCCTCCACCTCGAATCTGGGCAAGGTCTCTGCGGCCTATGGGCGCCTGAACGGAGCCCTCAAGCGGGAGGATGTCTACGGCAGTGGATACGGAGGAAGCAGCGGTAATCTGGGCTATGGAATGGCCACACCCGGAGGCGGGGTCCAGCATCCGCATCAGCGCGAAAGAGAGAGGGAGCGCGAGAGAGAGCGGGAGAGGGAGCAGGAACTGAAGCAGTTCGGTGGCAATGGAGGAGGAGGCAGTGGAGCAGGCAACTCGGCGGCCCAGCGGCGTCTCAGCTTGGACTCGGCACGTACGCTCTCCGACAGTAGCACGGATACAGAGG GACACTGCAATCAGCTGCAGGAAGGTAAGCGACGTCGTCACCTGCGCAGCAGTGGCGGCAGCAACGGCGGCCAGGATCAGGCCAGGATTTCTGGCCAAGATCAGGCCGGCCTCAGCAAGGGCTATGACCAAAATGGAGAGATCCAGCTACTGCAGCAGACGCTGGACACGCTCCGGCACACCCTCGACCGGGATGAGGCCGAGCTGCGTGACTCCAGCGACGAACTGTTCGGATTGCAGCGTCCGGCCGGGCAGAATGGCTCCAATGGAGCCAATAACCTTAGCCTGCAGTCCGAGTCCACCATGCGCAGCATTATCGACAG ACTCATCACCATGGAGGAGGAACTGCGTCGCGAGCAGCTGAAGATGTCCCTGGCCCTGTCCCACAAGCAGCGAGTGATCGAGGAGCAGGGCCAGCAGATAGCGGCGCTGGACGCGGCCAACAGCCGGCTGTTAAGCGCCCTGACCGCCCTCCGGCAGCGCTACGAGACGCAGCAACaggcgcagcagcaacaacagacgcaacagcagcagcagcagcaccaagCACCACCAAAGAAATAG